In the Haloferula helveola genome, one interval contains:
- a CDS encoding ABC transporter ATP-binding protein, with protein sequence MIRAQHLSKSYETPGETVEVLKDLSLDLDDGATAAIIGPSGCGKTTLLNLLGALDRPTAGSIEIGDIDIAQLSESDAAAFRNHRLGFVFQQHHLLPQLNVLENVMVPRLAGDWEEPATDTQHRAMELLVKVGLQDRLHHLPWQLSGGEKLRTAVARALINRPKLILADEPTGSLDPASTDQVADLLLELNRNEGVTLLVVTHNHELAHRMSKTFELKAGQLHPAGH encoded by the coding sequence ATGATTCGCGCACAACACCTCAGCAAGAGCTACGAGACCCCCGGCGAGACGGTCGAAGTCCTCAAGGATCTCTCGCTCGACCTCGACGACGGCGCCACCGCCGCGATCATCGGACCATCAGGCTGCGGCAAGACGACCCTGCTCAACCTGCTCGGGGCTCTGGACCGGCCCACAGCCGGGTCGATCGAGATCGGCGACATCGACATCGCGCAGCTGTCAGAGTCCGACGCCGCCGCCTTCCGCAATCACCGCCTCGGCTTCGTCTTCCAGCAGCACCACCTGCTGCCCCAGTTGAATGTTCTCGAGAACGTCATGGTTCCGCGCCTCGCCGGAGACTGGGAGGAACCGGCAACGGACACCCAGCACCGCGCGATGGAATTGCTGGTGAAAGTCGGCCTGCAGGACCGCCTCCACCATCTCCCTTGGCAGCTGTCCGGAGGAGAGAAGTTGCGGACCGCCGTCGCCCGCGCCCTCATCAACCGGCCGAAGCTCATCCTCGCGGACGAACCGACGGGTTCGCTCGATCCGGCTTCGACCGATCAGGTCGCCGACCTGCTGCTTGAGTTGAACCGCAACGAGGGGGTCACGCTTCTCGTCGTCACCCACAATCACGAGTTGGCCCATCGCATGTCCAAGACCTTCGAGCTTAAAGCCGGTCAACTCCATCCCGCGGGTCACTGA